A window of Aquibium oceanicum genomic DNA:
TCCCGCTCGAAGCCTATCAGGACGTCCCGTCGAACTCCGTCGACTACGCCATCATGGAAAACGCCGCCGACATCGCCATGGCCGAGGCGAGCTTCCGTTGGAACGACCTCGGTTCCTGGCAGTCGCTGCTCGACGTCGGTGGCGCCGACGAGGACGGCAACGTCATCATCGGCGACGTGGTCGCCATCGACACCCGCCATTCCTACCTGCGCAGCCAGGGGCGGCTGCTGTCGGTCATCGGCATGAAGGACGTGGCGATCGTCGCCACCGCCGACGCGACCTTCGTCGCGCCCGTCGCCGAGAGCCAGAACGTCAAGAAGATCGTCGAGCAGCTGGAAAAGAACGGCCGGCTGGAGACCCGCTTCACTCCCAGCCACGATCGCGTGCTCGAAAGCGGGGCCCACCGCCGCCGGGTCGGCCACTGGCTCTTCGATGAGACCCTGCCGCTCTGGTCGACCGCCGGCGTCGACCAGGTCAACGGCGGCTTCTTCGAGGCGCTCGGCTTCGACGGCCGCCCGGTCCTGAAGCCCAAGCGCATGCGCACCATGGCGCGCCAGATCTACGCCTTCGCCGTGGCCAAGGAGCGCGGCTGGACGGGGCCGGCCGAGGATATCATCGCGCACGGCATCGACTTCATCGCCCGCAATGGCCGCAGCGAGCGCGGCGGCTGGGTGCGGGTGCTCGGCGTGGACGGCTCGGTCGCGGATCCGGTGGAGGACGCCTACGACCATGCCTGCGTGCTGCTGGCGCTCGCCCACGCCAAGAAATGCGGCAATCCGCGTGCCGGCGATCTCGGCGCCGAGACCTTCGAATTCCTCGACGCGCATCTGGAGGACGAGAGGTTGACCGGCTTCCTGGAAACGGCCTCGGGGGAGGGGCTGCGCCGCTCCAATCCGCACATGCACCTCTTGGAAGCGTTCCTCGCCTGGTACGACGCCACTGGCGAGCGCGTCCACCTGCGCCGCGCCTCGCGCATCATCGATCTCTTCCGCAACCGCTTCTTCGATGCCGACACCTGGACGCTCGGCGAGTATTTCGCCGACGACTGGTCGCCGGCGGCAGGTCCCGAAGGTCAGCGCACGGAGCCGGGGCATCATTTCGAGTGGGCCTCGCTGCTGGTCGATTTCGCCGCCAAGACGGGCCAGGCCGATCTCGTGCAGTTCGCCAGGAAACTCTATGCTTCCGCGGTCGCCAGCGGTCTCAACCGCGCCACCGGGCTCGCCTATGGCGCGGTCTCCCGCCACGGCATCCCGCTCGACCCGGTCTCGCGCTCATGGCCGCAGGCGGAGGTCATCAAGGCGGCCATCGCGCTGGACTCGGCCACCGGGCCGGACCTGAAGCCAGAAATCGAGGCCCGCGTCGGCCGGCTGTTCCGCTGGCACATCGATCCCGCGCCCACCGGCCTGTGGATCGATCGAATCGACGAAAACGGCCGCTCGCTCGCCAACGAGGTCCCCGCCAGCATCTTCTACCATCTCGTCTTCGCGCTGGCGCGCTATCTCGACTGGACGGAGGCGGCGGCCGGCACGAACGCCTGACCGCCCTAAAAGCCCCACGTCAGTAAGGGCTTTCGACGTCCCCCGTCTCCACGTAGACGGTCTTGAGCTGCGAATAATGATGCAGCGCCGCTACGGAGTTCTCCCGTCCCATGCCCGACTGCTTGACGCCGCCGAAGGGAATCTCGGCCGGCGACAAATTGTAATGGTTTATCCAGCAGGTCCCGGCCTGCAGCTCGGCGACCACGCGGTGGGCGCGCGGCAGGTCGCGTGTGAAGATACCGGCCGACAGGCCGAACTCGGTGTCGTTGGCGCGCTCGATCGCCTCTTCCTCGCTGGAAAAGCCGAACACGCTCATCACCGGCCCGAAAATCTCCTCGCGCGCGATGCGCATGTCGTCCTCGACCTGCGAGAAAATCGTTGGCTCGACGAAGAAGCCACCCTCCAGCCCCTGGAGCCGGGGTACGCCGCCGCCGCACAGCAGCGTCGCGCCTTCGGTCTTGCCGATCTCCACGTATCCCAGCACCTTCTCGTGCTGCAGCTTGTTGATCAGCGGCCCCATCTGGGTGTCGGGGTCGAGCGGGTCGCCGATGCGGATGGCCTTGGTGCGTTCCACCAGCCGCTCGAGAAACCGCTCGCGCAACCCATCCTGCACGAAGACGCGCGTGCCGTTCGAACAGACCTGACCGGTCGAATAGAAGTTCGCCAGCATGGCGCCGCCCACGGCGTTCTCCAGATCGGCGTCGTCGAAGACGATCAGTGGCGACTTGCCGCCGAGTTCCATCGTGGCGTGCTTCATGTGCGAGCCGGCGAGCGAAAGTACCTTGCGCCCCGTCGGCACCGATCCGGTGAGCGACACCTTGGCGACCACCGGATGCGAGGCCAGCGCCGCGCCCACCTCGCCATAGCCCTGCACGACGTTGAACAGCCCGTCCGGCAGCCCCGCCTCGGTATAGATTTCGGCCAGCGCCAAGGCCGAGAGCGGCGTGTTTTCCGACGGCTTGAACACCATTGCGTTGCCCATGGCGAGCGCCGGCGCCGATTTCCATCCCGCCCCCTGGATCGGGTAGTTCCAGGCGCCGATGCCCACGCATACGCCGAGTGGCTCGCGCCGCGTATAGGCGAACGGCCCGCCAAGGTCGAAATACTCGCCGTTGACGGCGGCGATCGCGCCGCCGAAGAATTCCAGCGCATCCGCCGCCGAGGCCGGGTCGGCCACCAGCGTCTCCTGGATCGCCTTGCCGGTGTCGAGCGTCTCCAGCCGGGCAAGCACCGCATTGCGCTCGCGCAGGATGTCGGCCGCCCGCCGCAGCACGCGCCCGCGCTCCACCGGCTTCATCCGCGCCCATGCGCCCTGCGCCGCGCGCCCGGCTTCCAGCGCCAGTTCGATCACGTTGGGCGTCGCCGCATGCACCCGCGCGATCGACTCGCCCGTCGCCGGATAGATCACATCCATCGGCTTCCCGCCCACGTCCTCGACGAAGCGGCCGTTGATGTAATGCGAGGCTTTCGGCTGAGCGTCCATGTTCATCTCCTTCGGTGAAGCGAGGGCGGTTTTTTGCGAGGGGCTGCGGCGCCCGTGGTACATCACACGGCGCCGCAGCGGAACCGGGTTGGAATGTTTGGCATGAAGTCGGCGAGGCAACCGTCGAGAGAGCGACGGTATTTGGCCGGAAGGGGACGTCGATCGACCTTCGGGTTACGGCACTTGAGTTAGGCTGGCGGTATCGATGGGCTGTCTTTCAATCTGCGGGATACGTGGCTTAGATTCGCGGACAACTGCCTTTCAATTAGCGGTCCGCCGACTGAGCGGTCGGCCGGGATCCACCACCCGCCCCTCACCGGTCGCTCGCCTGCCAGTGCGGGTTGATCCACGGCTCCTGGTTCGACGGCGGTAGCGGCGTCTTGCCCAGGATGTGGTCGGCGGCCTTTTCCCCCGTCATGATCGAAGGCCCGTTGAGGTTGCCGTTGGTGATGCGCGGGAAGATGGAGGAGTCCGCCACCCGCAGCCCCTCCACGCCGATCACCCGGCACTCGGGGTCGACCACACTTGCCGGATCGTCGGCGCGGCCCATCCGGCACGTGCCGCAAGGATGGTAGGCGCTCTCCACATGCGCGCGGATGAAGTCGTCGAGGTCGGCGTCCGACTGCACGTCGTCTCCCGGCGACAGCTCCCGCCCCCGGAAGGGTTCGAAGGCCGCCTGTCCGAAAATCTCGCGCGTCAGCCGGATGCAGTGCCGGAAGTCGCTCCAGTCGTCGGGATGCGACATGTAGTTGAAGCGGATCTCGGGCTTTTCCCGCGGGTCCGCGGAGCGCAGTGTGACCGCCCCGCGCGACTTGGAGCGCATCGGGCCGACATGCGCCTGGAACCCGTGCGACTTCGCCGCCGCCTTGCCGTCGTAGCGGATTGCCGCCGGCAGGAAATGATACTGGATGTCGGGATACTCCACCCCCGCCTTCGAGCGCACGAAGGCTGCCGCCTCGAAATGGTTGGTCGCGCCGAGCCCCGACTTGAACAGCAGCCACTGCAGGCCGATCCTGGCCTTCGAGAACGGGTTCAGCACCGAATAGAGCGTGATCGGCTGGATGGATTCCTGCTGGATATAGAGTTCCAGATGGTCCTGAAGGTTTTGCCCGACGCCCGGCCGGTCGGCGACCACCTCGATCCCGTGCCGCTTCAGCTGATCGGCCGGTCCGATGCCCGACAGCATCAGGAGCTTCGGCGAATTGATCGAGGATGCGGCGAGGATCACCTCGCGTTTTGCCTTAACGACCTGAATCTTTCCGCGAGCTTCAATTTCCACCCCGGTGGCGCGGTGACTCTCCATCACCACCTTCCGAGCCAAGCCACTGACGAGACTGACGTTCTTCCGCTTCAGCGCAGGCCTCAGATAGGCGTTCGCCGCCGACCAGCGCCGCCCCAGATGGATCGTCTGCTCCATCGGTCCGAAGCCTTCCTGCTTGGCGCCATTGTAGTCCCCCGTCACCTCGAAGCCCGCCTCCCGGCCGGCCTCCACGAAGATCTGGTAGAGCGGGTTCTTGCGCGTGCCGCGGCGCACGTGCAGCGGCCCGTCGGTGCCGCGCCAGCCCTCCTCGCCTCCGTGCGAATGCTCCATGCGCTTGTAGTAGGGCAGAACGTCGGCGAAGCTCCAGCCGGCGGCACCCGCTTCGGCCCAGTGGTCGAAATCGCGCGCATGGCCGCGCACGTAGACCATCCCGTTGATCGACGAGGACCCGCCGATCACCTTGCCGCGCGGCGTGGCGAGCACGCGCCCACCCAGATGCGGCTCGGGCTCGCTGGAAAAGCCCCAGTCGTAGAGGCTCATGTTCATCGGGAACGACAGCGCCGACGGCATCTGGATGAACGGACCCATGTCCGTCCCGCCATACTCGATCACGATGACGGAATTCTTCCCGTCCTCCGACAGCCGATAGGCCAGCGCGCAGCCCGCCGAGCCGGAGCCGACGATGACGTAATCCGCTTCAAGCATCGGAGCATTTCCCTCCGGTGCGTCGTGGTTCGACAGGCTCACCATGAGGGCGAGAGGAGCATCGCAGCCACTTTACCACGAGGGTGGAGCTGGAGCGCCGACGCTTCTTCGATGTGGCAGGCGGGGCGGCGGAGCAGCCTTCACCCTCATGGTGAGCCTGTCGAACCACGAGAGTGAAGGCGGGAAGCTGCTGCTGCGGCGTGTCGCGTCGAACCTCATGCATCGCCGACATGCCTCATGAAATCGCTAAGAGAGACGTTGCCCCCGGAGCAGATGACCAGCACGGACTTGCCCGCCACCTCCATGCGGCCGCAGAGCAGCGCCGCCAGCGAGGCCGCGCCCGAGGGCTCCAGCACCAGCTTGAGCTTCTCGAAGGCGAGCTTCATCGCGGCGCGCACCTCGGCGTCGGATACGGAAAGCCCCTCGACGCGCGACGCGCGGACGGCCTCGAACGGCGCCTCGCCCGGCCGGCGCGCCATCAGCCCGTCGCAGATGGTGCTGGCACCCATCGGCGTCGCCTCGATCGCGCCGTGAGCCAGCGAGCGGCCCATGCCGTCGAACCCCT
This region includes:
- a CDS encoding AGE family epimerase/isomerase — its product is MADRIISFVMSGGVGSRLWPLSREDNPKQFHDFSGDGSMLAKTLRRLKAGGSGEWPVYTIASERHAGRVHADIAAVELSGGRPVFEPVGRNTAAAVALATLLTLSEHGDELVLVVPSDHEISTDKQFWETIEKGAAAARAGSLVVFGIRPSQPETGYGYIEADAALSGGVRKVRRFVEKPDIERARQYLAAGNFFWNAGIFLFRASAMRAAFLAHQPEIWAGVEKAVAAARTDLLGTFIPLEAYQDVPSNSVDYAIMENAADIAMAEASFRWNDLGSWQSLLDVGGADEDGNVIIGDVVAIDTRHSYLRSQGRLLSVIGMKDVAIVATADATFVAPVAESQNVKKIVEQLEKNGRLETRFTPSHDRVLESGAHRRRVGHWLFDETLPLWSTAGVDQVNGGFFEALGFDGRPVLKPKRMRTMARQIYAFAVAKERGWTGPAEDIIAHGIDFIARNGRSERGGWVRVLGVDGSVADPVEDAYDHACVLLALAHAKKCGNPRAGDLGAETFEFLDAHLEDERLTGFLETASGEGLRRSNPHMHLLEAFLAWYDATGERVHLRRASRIIDLFRNRFFDADTWTLGEYFADDWSPAAGPEGQRTEPGHHFEWASLLVDFAAKTGQADLVQFARKLYASAVASGLNRATGLAYGAVSRHGIPLDPVSRSWPQAEVIKAAIALDSATGPDLKPEIEARVGRLFRWHIDPAPTGLWIDRIDENGRSLANEVPASIFYHLVFALARYLDWTEAAAGTNA
- the betB gene encoding betaine-aldehyde dehydrogenase, whose translation is MDAQPKASHYINGRFVEDVGGKPMDVIYPATGESIARVHAATPNVIELALEAGRAAQGAWARMKPVERGRVLRRAADILRERNAVLARLETLDTGKAIQETLVADPASAADALEFFGGAIAAVNGEYFDLGGPFAYTRREPLGVCVGIGAWNYPIQGAGWKSAPALAMGNAMVFKPSENTPLSALALAEIYTEAGLPDGLFNVVQGYGEVGAALASHPVVAKVSLTGSVPTGRKVLSLAGSHMKHATMELGGKSPLIVFDDADLENAVGGAMLANFYSTGQVCSNGTRVFVQDGLRERFLERLVERTKAIRIGDPLDPDTQMGPLINKLQHEKVLGYVEIGKTEGATLLCGGGVPRLQGLEGGFFVEPTIFSQVEDDMRIAREEIFGPVMSVFGFSSEEEAIERANDTEFGLSAGIFTRDLPRAHRVVAELQAGTCWINHYNLSPAEIPFGGVKQSGMGRENSVAALHHYSQLKTVYVETGDVESPY
- the betA gene encoding choline dehydrogenase; translation: MLEADYVIVGSGSAGCALAYRLSEDGKNSVIVIEYGGTDMGPFIQMPSALSFPMNMSLYDWGFSSEPEPHLGGRVLATPRGKVIGGSSSINGMVYVRGHARDFDHWAEAGAAGWSFADVLPYYKRMEHSHGGEEGWRGTDGPLHVRRGTRKNPLYQIFVEAGREAGFEVTGDYNGAKQEGFGPMEQTIHLGRRWSAANAYLRPALKRKNVSLVSGLARKVVMESHRATGVEIEARGKIQVVKAKREVILAASSINSPKLLMLSGIGPADQLKRHGIEVVADRPGVGQNLQDHLELYIQQESIQPITLYSVLNPFSKARIGLQWLLFKSGLGATNHFEAAAFVRSKAGVEYPDIQYHFLPAAIRYDGKAAAKSHGFQAHVGPMRSKSRGAVTLRSADPREKPEIRFNYMSHPDDWSDFRHCIRLTREIFGQAAFEPFRGRELSPGDDVQSDADLDDFIRAHVESAYHPCGTCRMGRADDPASVVDPECRVIGVEGLRVADSSIFPRITNGNLNGPSIMTGEKAADHILGKTPLPPSNQEPWINPHWQASDR